A section of the Chryseobacterium ginsenosidimutans genome encodes:
- a CDS encoding ferritin, which produces MVSEKIAKLINEQIGHEQYAAQYYLSMSAWFSSKDLDGIANYFRVQSKEELMHADKMFDYLNDVGGEIIIGEIAKPPHQFENAIDIFQKALDHERVVTKSIFNIVKNANDEGDFATTSFLQWFINEQVEEEASASQLVTKIKMVSDNPSALYLFDQELAQRVFVPNATA; this is translated from the coding sequence ATGGTTAGCGAGAAAATTGCAAAATTAATTAACGAACAAATAGGTCACGAACAATACGCTGCACAATATTACCTTTCTATGTCCGCTTGGTTTTCAAGTAAGGATCTTGATGGAATTGCCAACTATTTCAGAGTACAGAGTAAAGAGGAATTGATGCATGCAGATAAAATGTTTGATTATTTAAATGATGTGGGAGGAGAAATCATCATAGGAGAAATTGCAAAACCACCACACCAGTTTGAAAATGCAATTGATATTTTTCAGAAAGCATTAGATCATGAAAGAGTAGTAACGAAAAGTATTTTCAATATTGTGAAAAATGCTAATGATGAAGGGGATTTCGCAACAACTTCTTTTCTGCAATGGTTCATCAATGAGCAGGTAGAAGAAGAAGCAAGCGCATCTCAATTGGTTACTAAAATTAAAATGGTAAGCGATAATCCGTCTGCTTTATATCTTTTTGATCAGGAATTGGCACAGAGAGTTTTTGTTCCCAATGCGACAGCTTAA
- a CDS encoding 4-alpha-glucanotransferase, protein MKLYFNVSYSVKVGEKLQLIINDEGVISQIHTMFYAAESSLWKCEVDYFSKSISYQYQLVDEKGNILRQEFVPHRLDFPHNYKEFVIFDEWNNKNFPENYLNNKILYNKLNSFSPEKKSVLKKHTHLFRIEAPIYNPNWKIVLFGSTDSLGNWDYEKVIHLSQTNIGIWEASVEIPENEFIQYKYCLYDIEEGKVIDIEAGENRFALPNQSKDVLQIVSNHYFKFKLYQMYHDAGVAVPIFSLRTEDGFGVGEFSDMKKLADWTKETDLGIIQILPINDTTANYSWTDSYPYAAVSVYALHPQYISLENLDFKLPKDLVEEYQAEKIELNSLELIDYEKMISSKWKYLKAVFNEDKEKIYKDRNFKKFIKDNESWLLPYSAFCVLRDKYKTPNFNEWKTHKKYIAGKIAPFFNAKSKDYDASMLHAWVQYQLHKQLKDAIDYTHSLGVSVKGDLPIGIYRYSVEAWTEPELFGMDFQAGAPPDQFTELGQNWEFPTYNWEAMKADDYKWWKNRFKSLEQYFDAMRIDHILGFFRIWRMPVSATQGILGYFYPAVPITLEEFSAWHIPFNFDRYCKPFINDEVLWKYFNENIEKALEFISNNQDGTYSFKEEFNTQRKLADYFKKKPDNLLEEQLLSLSANVLFLIEERNGQVVYHPRFNVYNTDSYKYLSDWEKKSIYDLYHDYFFKRQDHLWYEKAMEKLPVILNATKMLICGEDLGMVPDCVPIVMDELAIIALKVQRMTSDDIPFYNPKNAGYLNVVTASSHDSSTLKQWWMEDSALTQKYFNQQLIQYGKAPEELDCYLAEIIMKQHLYNNAMLAIFPIQEFLATDKELANPKIDNERINNPAVFPHYWRYRMHLNLEDLKMQENFNQKIANWIKDSGRS, encoded by the coding sequence ATGAAGCTTTACTTTAATGTCAGTTACAGCGTGAAAGTTGGTGAAAAATTACAGTTGATTATCAATGACGAAGGTGTTATTTCCCAAATTCATACTATGTTTTATGCGGCAGAAAGCAGTTTGTGGAAATGTGAGGTAGACTATTTTTCAAAATCAATTTCTTATCAATATCAGCTTGTAGATGAAAAGGGAAATATTTTGAGACAGGAATTTGTTCCGCATCGTCTTGATTTTCCTCATAACTATAAAGAATTTGTGATTTTTGATGAATGGAATAATAAAAATTTTCCTGAAAACTATTTAAATAATAAGATTCTATATAATAAACTGAATTCTTTTTCTCCTGAAAAAAAATCGGTCTTAAAAAAGCATACTCATTTATTCAGGATTGAAGCTCCTATTTATAACCCAAATTGGAAAATTGTATTATTTGGAAGCACGGATTCTTTGGGAAATTGGGATTATGAAAAAGTGATTCACCTATCTCAAACAAATATAGGAATTTGGGAAGCGTCGGTTGAGATTCCTGAGAATGAGTTTATTCAATACAAATATTGTCTATATGACATAGAGGAAGGAAAAGTAATTGATATTGAAGCAGGAGAGAACAGGTTTGCTTTACCAAATCAATCGAAAGATGTTTTGCAGATTGTTTCTAATCATTATTTTAAATTCAAACTGTATCAGATGTATCACGATGCAGGGGTTGCAGTCCCAATATTTTCATTGAGAACAGAAGATGGTTTTGGGGTCGGAGAATTTTCTGATATGAAAAAATTGGCTGATTGGACGAAAGAAACTGATTTGGGAATTATTCAGATTCTACCGATTAATGATACCACGGCAAACTATTCATGGACAGATTCTTATCCTTATGCCGCGGTTTCTGTCTACGCTTTGCATCCGCAATATATTTCGTTGGAAAACCTTGATTTTAAGTTGCCGAAAGATCTGGTTGAAGAATATCAAGCTGAAAAAATAGAATTAAATTCATTGGAATTGATCGACTATGAGAAGATGATTTCCTCAAAATGGAAATATCTGAAAGCTGTTTTTAATGAAGATAAAGAAAAAATTTATAAAGACAGAAACTTTAAGAAATTCATAAAAGATAATGAAAGCTGGTTGCTTCCTTATTCCGCATTTTGTGTTTTAAGAGATAAATATAAAACACCTAATTTCAATGAATGGAAGACGCACAAAAAATATATTGCAGGAAAAATAGCTCCATTTTTCAATGCAAAAAGTAAAGATTATGATGCTTCCATGTTGCATGCATGGGTTCAGTATCAGCTTCACAAACAGTTGAAAGATGCGATTGATTATACGCATAGTTTAGGTGTTTCTGTGAAAGGAGATCTGCCGATCGGAATTTACCGATATTCAGTTGAAGCATGGACGGAACCTGAACTTTTCGGTATGGACTTCCAAGCCGGGGCACCACCTGACCAGTTTACAGAATTAGGGCAAAACTGGGAGTTTCCGACGTACAATTGGGAAGCAATGAAAGCTGATGATTATAAATGGTGGAAAAATAGATTCAAATCGTTGGAACAGTATTTTGATGCGATGAGGATTGACCATATTTTAGGGTTTTTCAGAATTTGGAGAATGCCGGTTTCGGCTACACAAGGGATTTTAGGGTACTTTTATCCTGCAGTTCCTATTACGCTGGAAGAATTCAGCGCGTGGCATATTCCGTTTAATTTTGACAGATATTGTAAGCCATTCATCAATGATGAAGTTCTTTGGAAATATTTTAATGAAAACATAGAAAAAGCTTTAGAGTTTATTAGTAATAATCAGGATGGAACGTATTCATTCAAAGAAGAATTTAATACACAGAGAAAACTAGCAGATTACTTTAAGAAAAAGCCTGATAATTTACTTGAAGAACAATTACTTTCTCTTTCCGCAAATGTTTTGTTTTTAATTGAAGAAAGAAACGGGCAGGTTGTTTATCATCCGAGATTTAATGTTTACAATACAGATTCTTATAAATATCTATCTGATTGGGAGAAAAAATCAATTTATGATTTATACCACGATTATTTCTTCAAAAGACAGGATCATCTTTGGTACGAAAAAGCAATGGAAAAACTTCCGGTAATCTTAAATGCTACAAAAATGTTGATCTGTGGCGAAGATTTAGGAATGGTTCCGGACTGTGTACCGATTGTGATGGACGAATTGGCGATTATAGCCCTGAAAGTTCAGCGTATGACTTCGGATGATATTCCTTTTTATAATCCTAAAAATGCGGGTTATCTGAATGTCGTTACGGCTTCTTCTCATGACAGCTCTACATTAAAACAATGGTGGATGGAAGATTCTGCTTTAACTCAGAAATATTTCAATCAACAATTAATTCAATATGGGAAAGCCCCCGAAGAGCTGGATTGTTATTTGGCGGAAATTATCATGAAGCAGCATCTTTATAATAATGCGATGCTGGCAATTTTCCCTATTCAGGAGTTTCTTGCAACCGATAAAGAACTTGCAAATCCTAAAATTGATAATGAAAGAATTAATAATCCCGCAGTTTTTCCTCATTACTGGAGATACAGAATGCATTTGAACCTAGAAGACTTGAAAATGCAGGAAAATTTTAATCAAAAGATAGCCAATTGGATAAAAGATTCCGGCAGATCATAA